A DNA window from Acidobacteriota bacterium contains the following coding sequences:
- a CDS encoding response regulator produces the protein MRILFCGLIGLILTLACATSPVFGLDPNKAITQYNQRVWQDGLPHTSVTTIVQTRDGYIWLGTYEGLVRFNGLEFTTFDSRTTPAFSVNGILTLVEGTDGALWVGTNGGGVVKYDQGRFLTYSTLQGLANNYIFCLAFDKSGNLWIGTDGGGVNCIHSTGEITKITAKDGLSSDYVRSLTVDSKGILWVGTTNGGLNRIQNGKITTYTTREGLADNSLLSLFETRDGVLWIGTGRGGLCSFKDDKLETLNVTSGVLSDPLLSFLEDRDGNFWIGSGGSGLLRFTNGKLSVFTMKEDLPNNVVRALWEDREGNLWVGTDGGLVRFKDGKLTTFGTKEGLSSNDTRAIFEDSQHRLWVGTIGGGLNCYEQGVWRAYTTQNGLGRNIVRALCEDKEGNLWVGTDVGGLCRFRDGKFTVYTTANGLNHNTIRALCVDHEGTLWIGTYGGGLNRYRDGVFTTVTTENGLARNVIFALYESRDHTLWISTFGGGVTCLKDGKYSVITTKDGLASDQIWSFHEDADGVMWIATNAGISRYRDGKFASISSKDGLINDAVFQILEDNVGQLWGSGSRGVFSVSRQALADYLDKKISQLNILSYGKSDGMASSQCTAAAYPAGFKAHDGRLWFPTTAGVSMVNPASIKLNETPPPVIIEKFIVDLQPIDRAQSLMLSPGKNKFEFHFAGLSFAAPEKVRFQYWLEGYDHDWVEAGTLTRAYYTNLPPRTYRFRVRACNNDGVWNETGDALTFTLKPYFYQTTWAYLLVFGSILGLMVGGVRLRLKSLKRHNEALEAKVRERTARLAETINQLKFSEHEIQRKATELAETVDKLKLSERQALTAKEDAIQSEKKALDANRAKSTFLANMSHELRTPLNAILGFVQIMQRRSTRDHEDQENLSIILRSGEHLLGLINDVLSISKIEVGKITLSEQPFDLQKLLQTLQEMFRVRTQAKNLMLLFEIDPSVPQFVRGDEGKLRQILINLLGNAVKFTESGGITLRARWSGGTAYFEVQDTGVGITPEEIPQLFEPFVQTRSGQKSAEGTGLGLAISSNFARLMGGDITVRSTYGKGSVFAFAVELERVSGELVRNEERRVIGLAPGSPPYRVLVVDDKYENRALLIKLLTPIGFQLREAVNGKEAVELAAEWNPHLIWMDIRMPVMDGYEATRKIREQEQESNQKLAATNGQFHRKIIALSASVFEHDREAIFAAGCDDFLPKPFRENEAFDKMAHHLKLEYVYDSEEDTSPLSTPASGEIRVDDLARLPLVEIQKLSHALTIGDTEAATRLIETIRHLNPELAVELTAMVKNYQFDEILDLVEQVEKSE, from the coding sequence ATGCGCATCTTATTTTGCGGACTCATTGGATTGATTCTCACACTGGCTTGCGCAACATCACCGGTGTTTGGATTAGATCCAAATAAAGCCATCACTCAATACAACCAGCGGGTCTGGCAGGATGGATTGCCCCATACTTCAGTTACCACCATCGTCCAGACACGGGACGGCTACATCTGGTTGGGGACGTATGAAGGACTGGTGCGGTTTAATGGACTTGAGTTTACGACCTTTGACAGCCGCACCACACCAGCGTTCTCAGTCAATGGAATCCTGACGCTGGTTGAAGGAACGGACGGAGCCCTGTGGGTTGGAACCAATGGTGGCGGGGTGGTGAAATACGACCAGGGGCGGTTTTTGACATATTCAACCTTGCAGGGACTTGCCAATAACTACATTTTTTGCCTGGCTTTCGACAAATCGGGCAATCTGTGGATTGGAACCGATGGCGGCGGAGTGAATTGCATTCACTCCACGGGAGAGATCACCAAAATCACAGCCAAAGATGGACTTTCAAGCGATTATGTCCGGTCACTTACGGTTGATTCCAAAGGGATATTATGGGTCGGAACCACCAATGGCGGACTGAACCGGATTCAAAATGGCAAAATCACGACTTACACCACTCGCGAAGGGCTGGCCGATAATTCGCTCCTGTCGCTGTTTGAAACCCGTGATGGGGTGCTGTGGATTGGCACTGGTCGTGGCGGGTTGTGCTCATTCAAAGATGACAAACTTGAAACGCTCAATGTGACCAGTGGTGTGTTGAGCGACCCGCTGCTTTCCTTTTTGGAAGACCGGGATGGGAATTTCTGGATTGGCAGCGGCGGCAGCGGATTGTTGCGGTTTACCAACGGAAAACTTTCGGTTTTCACCATGAAGGAAGACCTGCCCAACAATGTCGTCCGGGCATTGTGGGAGGACCGTGAAGGCAATCTGTGGGTTGGGACTGATGGCGGGCTGGTTCGATTTAAAGATGGAAAATTAACCACTTTCGGGACAAAGGAAGGGCTCTCCAGCAACGACACGCGGGCCATTTTTGAAGACAGTCAACACCGGTTATGGGTTGGCACCATTGGGGGTGGCCTCAATTGTTATGAACAGGGTGTCTGGCGGGCTTATACCACGCAAAATGGCCTGGGCCGCAATATTGTTCGAGCCCTGTGTGAAGACAAGGAAGGCAATCTGTGGGTTGGGACTGATGTTGGCGGATTGTGTCGCTTCCGTGATGGCAAATTTACGGTCTACACCACGGCCAATGGCCTGAACCACAATACCATCCGCGCCTTGTGTGTTGATCATGAAGGCACACTCTGGATTGGTACCTATGGCGGAGGTTTGAATCGGTATCGGGATGGTGTTTTTACCACCGTGACCACTGAAAACGGGTTGGCCCGCAATGTCATTTTCGCACTGTATGAATCGCGTGACCATACACTCTGGATCAGCACGTTTGGCGGTGGGGTAACCTGTCTCAAAGATGGTAAATATTCGGTTATCACCACCAAAGATGGACTGGCAAGCGATCAGATATGGTCATTTCATGAGGACGCTGACGGCGTGATGTGGATTGCAACCAACGCCGGCATTTCACGCTATCGGGACGGAAAGTTTGCTTCCATCAGCTCAAAAGACGGATTGATCAACGATGCCGTTTTCCAAATTCTGGAAGACAATGTGGGCCAGTTGTGGGGCAGTGGCAGCCGCGGCGTGTTTTCAGTCAGCCGTCAGGCACTCGCAGACTATTTGGACAAAAAGATAAGTCAGTTAAATATCCTGTCCTATGGAAAATCGGATGGAATGGCCAGCAGTCAATGTACGGCGGCGGCCTATCCCGCCGGGTTTAAGGCTCACGATGGCCGGTTGTGGTTTCCGACCACGGCGGGTGTCAGTATGGTCAACCCCGCCAGCATCAAGCTCAATGAAACCCCGCCTCCCGTCATCATTGAAAAATTCATCGTTGATTTACAGCCAATTGATCGTGCCCAATCCCTGATGTTGAGTCCTGGGAAAAACAAGTTTGAATTCCATTTTGCCGGTTTAAGTTTTGCGGCGCCCGAAAAGGTCCGGTTTCAATACTGGCTGGAAGGCTATGACCACGATTGGGTTGAGGCGGGCACCCTGACACGGGCTTATTATACAAATCTGCCGCCGCGCACCTACCGGTTTCGGGTCCGGGCTTGTAACAATGACGGCGTCTGGAATGAAACCGGAGATGCCCTGACATTTACGCTCAAGCCGTATTTCTATCAGACCACCTGGGCGTACCTGCTCGTCTTTGGATCAATTTTGGGGCTGATGGTCGGAGGCGTTCGGCTCCGGTTGAAATCCCTGAAGCGTCACAACGAAGCACTCGAAGCCAAAGTCAGGGAACGAACTGCCCGTCTGGCTGAAACCATTAACCAGCTCAAGTTTTCAGAGCATGAAATCCAACGCAAAGCAACTGAACTGGCGGAAACGGTGGATAAGTTAAAGCTGTCCGAGCGTCAGGCCCTGACCGCCAAAGAAGATGCCATTCAATCCGAGAAAAAAGCTCTGGACGCCAACCGGGCGAAAAGTACATTTCTGGCCAATATGAGTCACGAGTTGCGCACTCCGCTCAATGCTATCCTTGGGTTTGTGCAGATTATGCAGCGCCGGTCAACGCGTGATCACGAAGATCAGGAAAACCTGAGCATTATTTTGCGGAGCGGTGAGCACCTGCTTGGACTCATTAACGATGTGCTTTCAATTTCAAAAATCGAAGTCGGAAAAATCACACTTTCTGAACAGCCATTTGATCTCCAAAAATTGCTCCAAACCTTGCAGGAAATGTTTCGTGTGCGCACCCAGGCGAAAAACCTGATGTTGTTGTTTGAAATTGACCCTTCCGTGCCCCAGTTTGTGCGGGGGGACGAAGGGAAGTTACGCCAGATTCTCATCAACCTGCTCGGCAACGCGGTCAAATTTACTGAATCGGGCGGCATCACCTTGCGGGCCCGGTGGAGTGGCGGTACCGCGTATTTTGAAGTCCAGGATACTGGAGTTGGAATTACACCCGAGGAAATTCCACAATTGTTTGAACCGTTCGTCCAAACCCGAAGCGGTCAGAAATCGGCTGAAGGCACCGGGCTTGGGCTGGCCATCAGTTCCAATTTCGCCCGGTTGATGGGCGGAGATATCACCGTTCGCAGTACCTATGGAAAAGGTTCGGTCTTTGCCTTTGCCGTCGAACTGGAACGAGTGTCGGGCGAACTGGTCAGAAATGAAGAACGCCGAGTCATTGGGTTGGCGCCAGGAAGCCCACCCTATCGAGTTCTGGTCGTGGATGACAAATATGAGAACCGGGCGCTGCTGATCAAACTCCTGACTCCGATTGGGTTTCAGCTCCGGGAAGCGGTGAACGGGAAGGAAGCGGTTGAACTGGCGGCGGAGTGGAATCCACATCTGATCTGGATGGACATTCGCATGCCGGTGATGGATGGCTATGAGGCAACACGGAAAATCCGTGAACAGGAGCAGGAATCAAACCAAAAACTTGCCGCAACGAATGGGCAATTCCATCGAAAAATCATTGCGCTCTCGGCCAGTGTGTTTGAGCATGACCGGGAAGCCATTTTTGCTGCCGGGTGCGACGATTTTCTCCCCAAACCATTTCGTGAAAATGAAGCCTTCGACAAAATGGCCCATCACCTCAAGCTTGAATATGTCTATGATTCCGAAGAAGATACCTCACCCCTCTCAACACCAGCCTCGGGTGAAATCAGGGTGGATGATCTGGCCCGGTTGCCGCTGGTCGAAATCCAAAAATTGTCTCATGCCCTGACCATCGGAGATACTGAAGCCGCGACCCGGTTGATTGAAACCATTCGTCATCTGAACCCGGAACTGGCCGTTGAGTTGACAGCCATGGTCAAAAACTATCAATTTGACGAAATTCTGGATCTGGTCGAGCAGGTGGAGAAGAGTGAATAG
- a CDS encoding DNA repair ATPase, with the protein MTTPHIPPTTGGQEIDRGTYEVIRDRLLAQAKIVAEKTNALNQRRLDLFGSSELAIIGSERIRTVHNCIARDIINAGRYMLFGYNVFIGLKTETNVEDVLSLHWLEKTETGFAFQPVPPGSDEDFLSHPQFVKDFQELYRYYKEARLLQLRVVEGKILAIFQTGALLKDIKVFRWAVDPKGKVTYLDNRGERDHVYPPSHDFVWTQTTREDQVGGKFPHISILDQVFVETIGGNLTIKIEDNTESGTGIYEEPVEDPRQSLDDAEVYFAKLGGLILLKILPFREKHYRYFVFNLRTKTVVRIDAIGQACVQLPEDHGIIFPGGYYLQSGEYKTYGESTGMEYKRMVRSPNGEDVLYIFHRRDEGRNVLLPYNKIRKEVALPIDCHGYSKFDDGRLVVLKAQAEPTRVHPMQIWQTPFTSDEYAAAAPSTGTFLESIGNAELVRGISDALSIQKLIVEQIPTTQVYEDLIATVSRTLDSYFWLDNDQASNIGTLLTEIRATAELIVDEFEKVEELRKQAAEATEKATAGLRELIGSLRLTNWTTLDAYVNALTQLRGQRGHLISLREVRYIDLSQLEKLEQEVVAQFDRVSTRAVEFLRGDKALQPYHLKIAKLVAEAEPVTTVLAINPLRTTVKQIGDELDLLTEVIGGLKIDDTLVRTKILEDISEVMGGLNRARAIVEARRKELLSRESVAEFGAQFKLFAQSVSSAISLADSPEKCDAQMGTLLLRLEEIESRFSEFDEFQIQLAEKRDDVMEAFQAKRQMLVEQRQRRAEHTFQAADRVLQGIKRRLSTFKNADELNAYFAADQMVAKVRELVDALRKLEDSVKADEVESRLKSTREDALRVLRDRQDLFEGAAVVKFGRHRLSVNTQPLELTMLPRQGVMMFHLSGTDFFQPVADAGFDATRELWEQSLVSETPDVYRSEYLAFCLLSDAESGNHHLSLEKLRDAELSETGLIGAVRAYAETRYDEGYERGIHDTDAALILARVLQLYRTAGRLRFAPGPRALACLFWAFLEDDLKREKWGRQARSLARLRTAFGSTPAIESLIGELSVAISGFLTAHSIPFQHQDIQFAGTYLFEEICRPDRVFVTSGEAVTLSQSFTDHLNLNGQWQTFAEDLAELRGDLGQSYRLASAWLDAFVATATIEKVVETRLAVAEAVALLLTDGRLERVQSSTIPGLVVDGLLGQHPRLSERRLMVRLDEFLMRLGRFRTDRVPTFRAYQEQRHALLRQERERLRLDEFTPKVMSSFVRNRLINDVYLPLIGDNLAKQIGVIGDGKRTDLMGMLLLISPPGYGKTTLMEYIASRLGLVFMKINGPALGHKVTSLDPMEAPNATARQEIEKLNLALEMGNNVMLYIDDIQHTHPEFLQKFISLCDAQRKIEGVWNGQTQTYDLRGKRFCVCMAGNPYTESGQKFQIPDMLANRSDTYNLGDVLTGRETLFELSYLENALTSNRVLAPLTTREPGDVYKLVQMAKGEAVQSDQLSHGYSGVEIGEIVSVFKNLLQIQQTVLKVNQQYIRSASQDDAYRTEPPFKLQGSYRNMNKLAEKVVAVMNPDELENLLDDHYLGESQTLTTSAEHNLLKLAELRGRMSPEQTSRWNEIKRGFARVKVMGGKDDDPVVKVTGQIGLVSERLEDICAALTSLHSVTALQTEQSARSNDLSTYLTKLDQTLNVLRRMQTTPATDPTLTSLLNSVASGLEKVITHQATPPSIEVKSATTNGAELAPYLNKLDQTLEKLATTSAKTAIVQTLSPGVYDLLNEMLVNVESALLPMVRSLAREVSTTPGVETKISTQLDRTLKNLDMLKDLLKALRKIETGKG; encoded by the coding sequence ATGACCACACCACACATTCCTCCAACCACAGGTGGCCAGGAAATTGATCGCGGCACATACGAGGTCATTCGCGACCGGTTGCTGGCTCAGGCGAAGATTGTGGCTGAGAAAACCAACGCGCTCAATCAGCGGCGATTGGACTTGTTCGGTAGCTCAGAGCTGGCCATCATCGGCAGCGAACGCATTCGCACCGTCCACAATTGCATTGCGCGCGACATCATCAACGCCGGGCGGTATATGCTCTTTGGCTACAACGTCTTTATTGGGCTGAAGACGGAAACCAATGTCGAAGATGTGTTGAGTCTGCACTGGCTTGAAAAAACGGAAACCGGTTTTGCCTTTCAACCCGTTCCTCCGGGGTCAGATGAGGATTTCCTGAGTCACCCACAGTTTGTGAAGGACTTTCAGGAACTCTATCGCTATTACAAAGAAGCCAGATTGCTGCAACTTCGAGTTGTCGAAGGGAAAATCCTGGCCATTTTCCAAACTGGGGCGCTGCTCAAAGACATCAAGGTTTTTCGCTGGGCGGTTGATCCGAAAGGAAAAGTGACGTACCTCGATAATCGGGGCGAGCGAGATCACGTCTATCCGCCATCTCACGACTTTGTGTGGACCCAAACCACCCGTGAAGATCAGGTTGGCGGGAAGTTTCCGCATATTTCAATTCTCGATCAGGTATTTGTCGAAACCATCGGTGGCAACCTGACCATTAAAATCGAAGATAACACCGAATCCGGCACTGGCATTTATGAAGAACCGGTCGAAGACCCGCGCCAGTCGCTTGATGATGCCGAGGTATATTTTGCCAAACTGGGCGGTTTGATTCTGCTTAAAATTCTGCCGTTTCGTGAAAAACACTACCGCTATTTTGTCTTTAATCTCCGAACCAAAACCGTGGTTCGCATTGATGCAATTGGCCAGGCGTGTGTCCAGCTTCCCGAAGACCACGGCATCATTTTCCCCGGCGGGTATTATCTGCAATCCGGCGAGTACAAAACCTATGGCGAAAGCACCGGAATGGAATACAAACGAATGGTGCGCTCACCCAACGGCGAAGACGTGCTCTATATCTTTCACCGCCGGGACGAAGGCCGGAATGTTTTACTGCCATACAACAAGATTCGCAAAGAAGTCGCGCTGCCGATTGATTGTCACGGGTACAGCAAGTTTGATGATGGCCGACTGGTGGTACTCAAGGCGCAGGCCGAACCCACTCGCGTCCATCCGATGCAAATCTGGCAGACGCCCTTTACCAGTGACGAATATGCCGCCGCCGCACCCTCAACCGGAACATTTCTGGAAAGCATCGGGAACGCTGAACTGGTGCGCGGTATTTCCGATGCACTCAGTATTCAAAAGTTAATTGTCGAGCAAATTCCCACCACCCAGGTCTACGAAGACCTGATTGCCACGGTCAGCCGAACGCTGGACAGTTATTTCTGGCTTGATAACGACCAGGCGAGCAATATTGGCACCCTTCTGACCGAGATTCGGGCAACGGCGGAGTTGATCGTTGATGAATTTGAAAAGGTTGAGGAATTACGTAAACAGGCTGCCGAGGCAACCGAAAAAGCCACTGCCGGGCTGCGCGAACTGATTGGTTCGCTGAGGCTGACCAACTGGACAACCCTGGATGCGTATGTCAACGCCCTGACGCAATTGCGCGGGCAGCGTGGGCATTTGATTTCACTTCGGGAAGTTCGCTACATAGACCTGTCCCAGTTGGAAAAGCTAGAGCAAGAGGTTGTCGCGCAATTTGACCGGGTCAGTACCAGAGCCGTTGAATTTTTGAGAGGCGACAAAGCGCTTCAGCCCTACCATCTCAAAATTGCCAAACTGGTGGCCGAGGCTGAACCAGTGACCACGGTGCTCGCCATCAACCCGCTTCGCACTACGGTCAAGCAAATCGGGGACGAACTCGATTTACTCACCGAAGTCATCGGCGGCTTAAAGATTGACGACACGCTGGTCAGAACCAAAATCCTGGAAGACATTTCCGAGGTGATGGGTGGGCTCAACCGCGCGCGTGCGATTGTCGAAGCCCGCCGCAAGGAGCTGCTGTCGCGGGAAAGCGTGGCCGAATTTGGCGCCCAGTTCAAACTTTTTGCTCAGAGTGTTTCCAGTGCGATCAGCCTGGCTGATTCACCCGAAAAGTGTGATGCCCAGATGGGCACGCTCCTGCTCAGGCTGGAAGAAATCGAAAGCCGGTTCAGCGAATTTGATGAGTTTCAGATTCAGTTGGCTGAAAAACGCGATGACGTGATGGAAGCCTTCCAGGCCAAACGACAAATGCTGGTGGAACAGCGCCAGCGTCGCGCCGAACACACGTTTCAGGCCGCAGATCGCGTGTTGCAGGGAATCAAACGCCGCCTTTCGACCTTTAAAAACGCCGATGAATTAAACGCCTATTTCGCGGCTGATCAAATGGTGGCCAAAGTCCGCGAGCTGGTTGACGCCTTGCGCAAACTCGAAGACAGCGTCAAAGCCGACGAAGTTGAATCACGACTGAAATCCACCCGCGAAGATGCCTTGCGGGTCCTGCGCGACCGGCAGGACTTGTTTGAGGGCGCGGCGGTGGTGAAATTTGGACGCCACCGCTTGAGCGTCAACACCCAGCCGCTTGAACTGACCATGCTCCCGCGCCAGGGCGTGATGATGTTTCATTTGAGCGGGACCGATTTCTTTCAACCAGTGGCAGATGCTGGATTTGACGCCACTCGCGAATTGTGGGAGCAATCACTGGTTTCGGAAACGCCAGACGTGTACCGGAGTGAATATCTCGCCTTTTGCCTGCTGTCTGATGCCGAATCCGGGAACCATCATTTGAGTTTGGAAAAGCTGCGCGATGCCGAACTCTCGGAAACAGGTCTCATCGGCGCGGTCAGAGCCTATGCTGAAACCCGCTATGATGAAGGCTATGAACGCGGCATCCACGATACGGATGCCGCCTTGATTTTGGCCAGGGTTTTGCAACTCTATCGAACCGCAGGCCGGTTGCGGTTTGCACCGGGGCCGCGGGCGCTGGCCTGTCTGTTTTGGGCATTTCTGGAGGATGATTTGAAGCGCGAAAAATGGGGGCGTCAGGCTCGAAGTCTGGCCCGGTTACGAACTGCGTTTGGTTCCACTCCCGCGATTGAATCACTCATTGGCGAGTTGAGTGTGGCCATATCCGGGTTCTTGACAGCTCATTCCATTCCCTTTCAGCACCAGGACATACAGTTTGCCGGAACCTATTTGTTTGAAGAAATTTGCCGACCAGACCGGGTATTTGTGACCAGCGGCGAAGCCGTGACTCTCAGTCAGTCCTTTACCGATCATCTCAACCTCAATGGTCAGTGGCAGACATTCGCTGAGGATCTGGCCGAACTGCGAGGTGATCTGGGGCAGAGTTACCGTCTGGCCAGTGCCTGGCTAGATGCGTTTGTCGCCACCGCCACAATTGAAAAAGTCGTTGAAACCCGGCTGGCAGTAGCCGAAGCCGTGGCGTTGCTGTTAACTGATGGCCGGCTGGAGCGAGTGCAAAGCAGCACCATTCCGGGACTGGTTGTGGATGGACTCCTGGGACAGCATCCTCGACTGTCCGAGCGCCGGTTGATGGTTCGACTCGATGAATTTCTGATGCGATTGGGACGGTTTCGAACCGACCGAGTTCCCACATTTCGGGCCTATCAGGAGCAGCGTCATGCCCTGTTGCGACAGGAACGGGAACGACTCCGGCTGGATGAATTCACGCCAAAAGTGATGAGTTCGTTTGTGCGCAACCGGTTGATCAATGATGTGTACCTGCCGCTGATTGGTGACAATCTGGCCAAACAGATTGGAGTGATTGGTGATGGGAAACGCACCGATTTGATGGGAATGCTCCTGTTGATCTCACCGCCCGGATACGGGAAAACGACGTTGATGGAGTACATTGCCAGCCGACTTGGGCTGGTGTTTATGAAAATCAATGGACCGGCACTCGGGCATAAAGTGACGTCACTGGATCCGATGGAAGCTCCGAATGCCACGGCTCGCCAGGAAATCGAGAAACTCAACCTGGCGCTCGAAATGGGCAACAACGTGATGCTCTATATAGATGACATCCAGCATACACATCCCGAATTTCTCCAAAAATTTATTTCCCTGTGTGACGCCCAGCGCAAAATTGAAGGCGTCTGGAATGGTCAGACGCAAACCTACGACCTGCGCGGAAAACGATTTTGCGTCTGTATGGCTGGAAACCCGTATACCGAATCCGGCCAGAAATTCCAGATTCCGGATATGCTGGCCAACCGGTCTGATACCTACAATTTAGGCGATGTTCTGACAGGTCGCGAAACACTGTTTGAGTTGAGTTATCTGGAGAATGCGCTGACATCAAACCGTGTCCTGGCACCGCTGACAACCCGTGAACCGGGTGATGTGTACAAACTGGTCCAAATGGCCAAAGGTGAGGCGGTCCAAAGCGACCAGCTTTCGCATGGGTATTCCGGCGTTGAAATCGGCGAAATCGTCAGTGTTTTCAAAAACCTGCTCCAGATTCAACAGACGGTGCTCAAGGTCAACCAGCAGTACATCCGGTCGGCTTCTCAAGATGACGCCTACCGAACCGAGCCGCCGTTCAAGCTCCAGGGAAGCTATCGGAATATGAACAAGCTGGCCGAAAAAGTCGTGGCGGTGATGAATCCGGATGAGTTGGAAAACTTGCTGGATGATCACTACCTTGGCGAATCGCAAACCCTGACCACCAGTGCTGAGCATAACCTGCTCAAACTGGCCGAGTTGCGCGGGCGGATGTCCCCGGAACAAACCAGCCGCTGGAACGAAATCAAACGCGGATTTGCACGGGTCAAAGTAATGGGTGGCAAAGATGATGATCCGGTGGTGAAAGTCACTGGCCAAATTGGGTTGGTTTCCGAACGGCTTGAAGACATTTGCGCTGCCCTGACGAGCTTGCATTCAGTAACGGCACTGCAAACCGAACAATCTGCCCGAAGCAACGACCTTTCAACCTATTTGACCAAACTTGACCAAACGTTGAATGTGCTGCGGCGAATGCAAACAACCCCGGCCACGGATCCAACGCTGACTTCACTGCTCAACTCGGTGGCTTCCGGATTGGAAAAAGTTATAACTCATCAAGCGACTCCACCATCAATTGAAGTCAAAAGTGCGACGACCAACGGCGCTGAACTGGCACCCTATCTCAACAAGCTGGATCAAACACTTGAAAAACTGGCCACCACCAGCGCCAAAACAGCGATTGTGCAAACCCTCTCGCCGGGTGTGTATGACCTGCTCAATGAAATGCTGGTCAATGTTGAAAGTGCCTTGCTGCCGATGGTGCGGTCACTGGCTCGCGAAGTCTCAACCACGCCAGGCGTTGAGACCAAAATTTCAACCCAGCTTGACCGGACCTTAAAAAACCTCGATATGCTCAAAGACCTGCTCAAGGCGCTCAGGAAAATTGAGACTGGGAAAGGGTAA
- a CDS encoding four helix bundle protein, whose amino-acid sequence MLQTYRDLEVWRKSIDLVESIYQITRSFPSEEKFGLISQIQRAAVSVPANIAEGYGRKHRKELE is encoded by the coding sequence ATGTTGCAAACTTACCGTGATTTAGAAGTTTGGAGAAAAAGCATTGATTTAGTTGAATCAATTTATCAGATTACCAGGTCTTTTCCCTCGGAGGAAAAATTTGGATTGATCAGTCAAATTCAGCGAGCGGCGGTTTCAGTTCCTGCAAATATTGCCGAAGGTTACGGAAGAAAACACCGAAAAGAGCTAGAATAG